A region from the Drosophila ananassae strain 14024-0371.13 chromosome 2L, ASM1763931v2, whole genome shotgun sequence genome encodes:
- the LOC6500571 gene encoding uncharacterized protein LOC6500571: MSAFGTASSSRASIDRRTEMAEKRKTMEHIRKSKGMRTINASMFIRPSSMETRYSFTAMSRRHKNDAKYVDPDYDEKDIDLGLESYVPVYQVQFDDEKETVREPDFKRHKIPLQVRCVEMYHETRREYSRQSKKEIRLLIDNQPNADCAWQFVRIMAYTTLWPPLHTNNELKIFEDEFCRLTPKEQRRYDKIMLTNII; this comes from the exons ATGAGTGCGTTTGGGACTGCCAGCTCATCGAGGGCCTCCATCGATCGGAGGACCGAAATGGCCGAAAAGAGGAAAACTATGGAGCACATTAGGAAGTCGAAGGGAATGAGGACCATTAATGCATCCATGTTTATCAGGCCCAGCTCCATGGAAACGAGATATTCCTTTACGGCCATGTCCAGGCGACACAAGAATGATGCTAAATACGTCGATCCGGATTACGACGAAAAAGATATTGATCTAGGGCTTGAAAGCTATGTACCCGTATACCAAGTCCAATTCGATGACGAAAAAGAGACAGTCCGTGAGCCCGATTTCAAACGTCACAAAATTCCATT GCAGGTACGATGTGTGGAGATGTATCATGAAACCCGTCGGGAGTACTCAAGACAGTCAAAAAAGGAAATTCGCCTTCTTATCGATAACCAACCGAATGCCGACTGTGCCTGGCAGTTCGTTAG GATCATGGCTTATACCACTCTTTGGCCACCTCTTCATACTAATAACGAGCTAAAAATTTTTGAAGATGAGTTCTGTAGACTTACTCCCAAGGAGCAACGTCGCTATGATAAAATAATGCTTACCAATATCATTTGA